The sequence TCTCTGTAGAGAAATGAACTGCGGTATTAGTAAGTAAATAAATGACACAATGACATGATTTTCATAGCTATTTCCGATTACAGGCCATCATTCATCCCTAAGGCCATAAGCAGAACTAAAGCAAGAAAGAGGGAGTGGAGACGGAAAATCCTTATGCGCGCTTAAAGCGGAAAGATTGGGAAATGAAAACAAATTAACCGAGCTATTCTCACCTTCACAGAACTTTCAACCACCTCAAGCTTCTCTAAAATCAACTCTCCAGGAGGGGGCACCTGCAATTTCCGCAGAAGGTTACAATAGGAAATATCATTGCCTGAGGGGAAGAACAGCAAAAACTGTTTAATAACGATGGACCTCTGTTTTATTCATATAAATCATTAACTTGAAGATTAAATTAAATGGTAGTGCAAGCTTAAAGAGTTACTAATGTCATAAATTTTCCAAACAAGCAGGTAGCGTGCAGAACTATACTCCCAATGTAGTAAAACTATTCATCTCTGAGTACAAAATCTGCTGATTGGTGTTAACTACTCTGCATGATAACAAGGAGATTTAACATTTTTAAAgtacaacaagaagaagaaaaaatctgACAATACCGAGGCACTGGGTAGAGAACCAGAAGCTGTAATACGTAGATCTTCATTTATGGAAGCTTGCCGACTGAAACACTCGCTCTTCATACTTGAAAGGCGTGTTAGAACAGCCTATACAGGCATTGCAACAGTGCAAGCTATTAACAAGTAGAAATGATGACAGAGAATGTCTACAGTGGAAATTAAAATACCTGTCGAAAATCCCTCGGATGAGCAATTCCGTGTATCTTAACATCATCACTGGCAGGCCTTCGCACGCCGGTATTTTCAATTCTGATCGAGTATATACCAAATAAAGATTGCAGATATCCTGTAGAAAGAGAAGAGTTTTAAGAATCATATGTGAGGAAGGAACTAGACAAAagccttttttttatcaaataaaagcAACTCTTCACAAAGTTGCTGTAGAAAGATAATGTTGATTTCAGAACTCAATGTCAACAAACAAGAAATGTTATTAGAAACTGTTAAAATCCCATCAAATCTCTAAAGGATGTCAATTGGAAATTAACAATATTCCCCCAACACCCCCCCCCTCCCAacctttgtttatttttctgtCCAATGTTTAAATTGATGAACTCAATGAAGCCTAGAAGATAAGAGGACTCGTGTGAGATAAAATCATTTCTCCTATTCATTTAAGACATAATTTTCTCAAAAGGTCTCAGATGCTAACTCTTGGTTTACCTTGTTCAACTACAACATCAGCCACTGAAGGAAGTATCACATGCTTCTCTTTCTTCAAAACCCCAAAGCAAGGAAAAGCTACAGGTTTTGTGACCTGCAACACGATTAGAAATAGTTTATCAATGAGCAAAAGACCAACAGGAAATCTATGAAGAGACTGTCCAAAATAAGTATATCAGACATCCCATAGAGAACCATCGTCATCGaagataacaaattaaaaagacgACAACCTAGTTTACGTCATGCAACGTGTTTGTTTCCAATAGTAAAAGCAGTCGTGCAGATGAAACTTGAGCAGTTACTTTGGTCTCAACAGTCAAACACTCTTTTAAAGCTAAAAacaatcataaaaattattttaaaggcAACTATTAGATCATCTTCCGGAAAATTGATTAGGATACCCTTCTACTAGCCTACATCTCCCTACTAGACTAAAAGTTTGAAGAATcacaaaaagatgaaaaaataattagttatgttttatatataaacaataGCCAAAAAGAGCTGCACTGACATCCAACAGTGTGACAGATAAAAAAAGATAACGCACTAGTTGATTTACCTTGTAAACGATAGCATTAGAAGTCAAATACAGCTTCCTCGACCGGAAATCCTTACGACAGACATATATTCGAATTGGCAGATAAAGCAGCATGAGGATTCCTATTCCCCATGCCAAAATCAGAAGTATGGAATAAAGAATCCATTGAGCTGTTTGATATTTCACAAAGTTATCTTCCATCTCTTCAAACGACCCATGATAAAGAACTGTATCATCATCAGTTTCATTATACTCATTTGAAACTGAATCCGACAGTAAGCGCCTCTCCAAGACATCTATATCTACTGCTTCATCTGCTGATGCCATGTACACAAATCAATCCTGAAACTGTCATATTTGCATTTCTTAGCAGATGACGatgaaatgaaacaaaaaaaataaaggcagGAAATATGAGAATGTCATTATTTAGCAACTTAATGTGTAGGGAATATCACAACAAATTAAGCACTCCCAAATAAAGGACAAAAGCGACCAAAATTTCTATTCGTTAATCAGTTACGAAAGCCCAATTAGCGGAACACTATAATGTGTTATTGTAAAAGCCACAATGAGATTCAAATAAAAGCACAGGAAACCGAAGTGATATCACCCGCCTCTAAAATCATGTCACTGTGATtagttaatttaaatattataagaaACTAAATTTGCTCTCCTTTGAACTATATACCAGCTTCATTACCATTCCAGAAACAATATATAGATTCTAGTTGCTAAATCTAAGCTCTTTTTTGATTAATCACGAGCATCGGTTTGCTCGTAATGAAATATCATGCGTAGAATTGAGCATTCTTTGAAAACTCATATTCTTAGTTGCATCAAGAGAAGTTCAATGCCGAAATACTAAGCAGgcacaaaaaaattcaataatttataCAGCTTGGGACCAAAAATCCTCCTTTTTAACGAAATATTTCGCTAGGGATCACCTCCTAATTTATTTAATCACAAAAAATTCTCCTTTTTCGTGTaacgataaaaaattcggctcaGTATATGCTTTCAATCGACTAATtatcaaacaattttttttaaaagaaaatcatTCTCCTCACACTCGCTCCACTTCTAACAATGTTGCGGATTATATACCGTAAAGTAATTACTAAAAAATTTTCCGAATTAACTGGGAGAATATAATAGCGAGGAAAAAGCTAAAACAGTACAATTACTCCATTATTGCACccaaaaaagggggaaaatatCGCTAAAATACATGGATGCTTCAACGAACCAGCTATCAcacgaaaatcaaattaaaaacatCATAAATTAGcaattaaaaacataaaaagaaaggagaaatcGACGGAGAAAAAAAGTACCTAATCGAAATCGATTGATCGAGATTCTCCGAAGCAGGGTTAAGAGGCTTTGCGTCGGATTCGTTTCTCGttttattttgcaatttttgggttttttcttttctgttgaTGATTAAATGGAATGATCTGAGCCGCTCGATTAGTTGGTGCGGGACGGGATAAGTTTGGGTGTACGAACCATTGCGGCACACGGGATGGTCCGATGTTTTGTGCAACgaaacattttttcttttttctttttcttttttttttttgagaaatagatagtatgctacgtcttcgtttatttcatttataaataaacttagctaaaaatataaattaattaagattcgaatttagaatttcgaataccaatcaccaaaaattttgccacttgcgttagagaCGGTCAGTGCAACGAAATATTTCTTCAGAATATGGTTCTTACAACACATAACCTATTAAAGGGAGATTGAGTCCGCGTACTATGTGGCACTGAAGGAAAAACTATCAATCATTTATTCACACGACATTGTGTTGGCTAGATTCTTAATGGTGATGATCTAGAAGACCGTCCAACTTAGAGAAATAGGAGACGACGTGAATTTGGTTTGGAATAGATCGATGGCTAGGAATGAAATGCAGCCTGTGAGTACTAAATTGATTGAACTAATAACCTATTGGTGGATCACTTAGAAGGTCAGAAACGTTGTGATCTTTATGCATACCTAATCGGACTCCCTCCTAGCAGTTTACAAGATCAAATAGTTGATAAACTTTTGGGAGCTGCATCTctaagtgattttttttttcccgcccATCCTGAGACCTATGTTGCCTCACTCCTGTAGCATAGTTCATCTTATCAATGAATGAAACGAGTAGCGtactatctttttctaaaagaaaaactttttttaaccTCTTCTTGTTTGGTGTAAATTATAAATGGCGAGTTTGCACTAGCTGTATGCGAACTCATCATTCTTATGAGACTGATTACGCGTGTGGGCCGTGTAGCCCCACGAAAGTTCAAATTCATATCGCTACATTCAAATGCTGGCGATCTCTAATTACACGAACTCGAAAGTTCATCACCAAGCTTTCGGTTGAAAAAATACGGCCTTATTTCTATTCCCTAcgacatgcatgcttttccttACCTTACTATTTGGAATGTAATACTATTTACTTCAACTAACAAagcaaatttatttaaattaaactaactttaataaatatatttgttgaTAGAGTTtcactactatgctattaatagcacaaagtgcttggtgctaccaagttttccactgttagatctaccattttgatcattttcattcgttagatcatattattcaaccaaccacccactcaatcctagagggctcacgtcattctaaccgcacatcttttaatccaatggcaaaaaacttggtagcaccaataacttggtgcaattaatagtatattagcctagttctttgttgatattaaatttgagccattgataaaaaaaaaaaacaaacactaCAAAAGATTTTGGAAGGTATTGTCTCAACGTATCGCATTCCCGTCTAACATTTTcgaaggtaaaaaaaaaattgtaatagtgtatatatacacacacattatttataaataatttgattaacaataaaattttctaaataaaaatattattaatgattGTATTTAGCTCAGTTAGCTATGAACTTTATGatttgatatctaaaatttcaaatataagtCTAATCTCTCCACATTCTAATTGCattctttcaaaatatatatatatatatatatatatatatatatatatatatatatatatatatatatatatatatatataggccatgtctactatactattatgagtattgaagccctcgtactcataagttgttttcaatgatggagcttccgaatcgacgatccattccgttaaatatgatctagagtatttgaaacttttagaaaataaatttcgtaaattttcgaaatcataataaagtccatcaagtgggcataaaatgaacggtcaaaatcgaacgacgtcctaaaaaaagataatcggatccttcaattcaagatcggagttattgatctttatctatgtagtgaatagaattttctataaaaaattcaacaaattccgatttttttacaccgttaaactagcaagtatcccataccggccgttaaaaattgtcaaatttgtgacctcttgatcgtaaggtaaatgatgtcgaaaaattataaaatttgatttctagaagttttaaatgctgtaaataacgtttaacggtatggatcgttgattcgaaagctctatcatcgaaaacaacttatgaatacaagggcgatcgtactcataatagtatagtagccgggtcctatatatatataaaattgagctcctatatttctaaaagtactaagttattattgctggtagatttttagccattggattaagagatatgtagttaggatgatatgggccctctagggttgagtgggtggttggttgaataatataatctaatggttgaaaatgatccgaggagtagatctaacggtaaaaaacttacaagtaccaagtgcttggtacttttacaagcaccgtagctgaactcatatatatatatatatatatagggtttagggtttagggtttagggtttatcaTTCTTTCCATGGTACACCCAGATTAGGAAGTAACTCACCGATCCTCATTGGTACGCTTGATTCGACGATTGTGTGGCTGACACGTGGGACCAGCGAAGCGCGGGGCCCACATGTCATCGtgaaatatagaaatttttgcCGTAATGGACTAGGTTCACCACGCCAGTATGAACCGCGCACTCCATCTCGTTCCTTCGTCAAATCACAACCGCCCAAAAAAGTTGCTGATGAGTATTTCGGCCGGAGACCGatggatgacgtggtgaaccacGTCCAGGAAATAAAAGTTTCCCTTCACAAGACGACAATAACTGACCCTTCCCTCGCAAGCCAACGTCGCAGCGGTCGAGTTCATTCAAATCCCACTTCTATAAATGGCAATGGCGGGCGAGCACCTTACCCACTCTCTGTCCCCTCAGCTTCCCCCAGAGCGCTACTTACTCCTCGGAGCTCCCCTCCTCTTCCCCCCTGCGATCGCGCCCAATCCCCTCCGTTCGAGAAACCCTAGctgctcctctccttctccgcaGCGAGAAGAGCCTCCTCCCTCACTGAGTTTCTCCATCGTTCTCGTGGCTCCTCCCCAGTAGCGGACGTGATCGGTCCCTCGCGAAGCTAGGGTTTCTCATAGCGGAAGAGGTGATACAAATCCTCGTTCGCGCGCGCCTATATTCGGATTTTCGGTTAGTTTTTGGTTGATACATCTATTGTTATGTGATTAACGTCAATTCCTCTCCGTGCTTTCTCATTCTTTTTATGAACTCTTTCGGACATTTTGGGATTTGATGATGAAATCCGTCACGATCTTCGCTTCTAATCGAGATCTCTTTCAGAATTTGTCGATTCGAAGTAGATTTATACAATTTGATCATTATTTTCCGAGAGCAGGGTTTTAACCTGAGTTTATGTTGCTTGTGTGAGCAATTTCTTAGAGTAGCTAGTATGCGATGGATGAGTACAAGCGTTCTATGGATCTGGCTTCGGGACGCGTCTCTGGAAGCGATCACAGTAATTTCCTATTTGACGAAGACAAGCTTCAGGAGACGCACGATGAGGAAGGATCTGATTGGATTAACAACAAGATGAGGGATCTCGCCAAGGCCATTCGAGATGACAATCCCGCTCTCTTAGTCTCATTGTTCAAAAGTGTTCAAGTGGAGGCTCCAATCGGAGCAGATCCGAAGGACAAGGAGACTGGAGATCTCAAATCCCTAGATCCAGGAACCCTAGTGCGTCTCCTCCACCTAGCTTGCAAGATGGATTCAGCAGAGTGCGCAAAGGTTCTGATCGAAGGAGGAATTGGAGTAGCAGCCAGCGTAAATGAGAGGGACAGGTCGGGGCGAACTCTGCTGCATGTTGCGGCGGAGATGCACTCATCAAAGTGCATCAATCTGCTCCTACAGAAGAATGCCCGAACAGATCTAAGGTCAAATGACGGGAGATCACTTCTCGCTCTTGAGATCGCCTTGTCAAGTGCAAGGTATGCTGGTTAACCTCTGTTTTTTCCCTATAAATCCTGCCAAATTACTTATCCAGCTTGTCTTACATAGCTTTTTGTAATAAATTTCTCTTTCATGCGCCTCCATGTAATGCGCATGCTTTTAGGATGCAGGTCGATTGGTCACCAAACCAGCCAATTGAAGAGTTGCTGACTATTCTGAGAGAACTGGTTTGCTCTGTCACAAATTGAGTTgggatattttttttctcttagtcgctgttttactctttctttttttttggaatcaTATATTGCGCTAAGCCAGTTTTATTGCAGGACATGAATGCAATCAGATTGCTAGCCGAGAAAACTAGAGATGTCGCAGAGGTTGCCTACACAAATGCTATGGAAGGGCGAGTTGTTGCACTGGCTGCATTGCTTCTGGTGACCAAGGAGAAGGTCACGGCGCCAGTAGCCATAACCAGCCGAAGGGAAGGCATGAAGAAGAATAGAACATTATATGGTTCACTGTTTGATGAGGCTCTGGCGCTGGGTGAGGGGGCAATTCAGGTTAGACTCAGACAATGCAGTGGGGATGGCTCAAGTGATAGTAGTGAGCGGAGAAAAGCTTTACTACGTGAGATCGAGCTACTCCAGTTATTTGGTGCTGTGTCATACAGCGACTCAAAGGACAAGAAAAGCATGCCACCTCTCCTTCGGGCTTCCCAGGTAACTGTGGTATTCTTCTCCTTTTCAACAGCTATTTGCTATGTGGAAGTTCACTGATGTAGTTGCACCATCCTCACCCGCCTCTTATTGTACTTGCTTCTTTCTGATTGATAGAACATTTTTGGTCACAACAGGAAACTTCTTaccaaagataaaaaatagatgaaatTTAATTGATCAAGTTCACTGATGAAATTGTGGACCCACATTTCCTATGCTTGCTGGACTTCCTGACATGAAAGTTCGTCGaacttttttattaaagtaGATGTTTTTCCTTTTCCCCTTTTAAGCAGATTGTTTTTTTCCTGAGTTGTACTTCCTCTCAGATAATTGGATGGGCATGGACAAATTGAACAAACAATAGTTTCTGGGATTAATCCTTTCCAACAAAAAAATGTGTTGGGATTAAagggagataaaaaaaaaaccccaaagaATTGAGAGCAAAATGCTTTAACTTCTCTTTTCCTCTAGGCTCACGACGAGCCTGTCATAAAGCTGCTACTGAAGGGTGGTGCCAACACGAATGAATCCGATTCTGATGGGAACTCCTCACTTCATTGGTGCCTCACTGGTAGCTCTAGTTCGCAGGATCTCAGGTGGTTTTGGGCTTTTTGGCTAACTGTAATTCTTCTCTTTCCCCACCATTGCTTTAGTGCTtatttcttgtttttatttcagGATTATGTTGCTCCTGCTGAAGAATGGTGCTGCAGTGTCCCATAAGAACAGATTAGGGCTCACGCCAGTACATGTGGCTGCAGCTAAAGGCAAATCTCAGGCACTTCAAGTACTGCTTTCTATTCCAAGTTTAGTAGTTAAAAACATACGTACCCTCCAATTTGCTTTTCTAACCCATAACATTTGCATTCTTTGTTAATCCATACTGTTTGTTTCTGCTGCAAAAAAGCTGCTGCTTCTTCATGCCCCTGAGTGCGTAGACATTGTGTCTGAGAGAAAGGAAACTCCGCTATTTTTTGCTGTGAAGAGTGATTCTCTTGCCTGTGCACAGTTCCTCTTGCACTCTGGAGCTAATAGCCAGGTTCTCAACCTCCGGTAAGCCAAATGCTCATTAACCAGCTTTACTTTTTTCTGTTACAGTAATTTTCTTATTTAGCTACAATACTTTGCTATTTGCAGGAGGCAAAGACCAATTGATATGGCAAAATCACAGGACATGCGTTTCATTCTTAATCCAGCAAACCAGGGATTTTGTAAGAACCAATAACAAACTAttgaaaaagagagaagggTGTGGCCTTACAGAACGTTGAccataatattttctttctgtTTCTCAGGTAGCCGTTTTAGCCCTTCTAAAGAAGATCTCCTACTTTCGTTACCTAAAGATGAGTTCACTGAGGACATGTATGAAGAGCTTCTTGAGTTGGGTGAAACTGGAGTTAGTAGAAGGTGAGAAAGTTCAAGACAAATAGTTCTGCAGTCCGTAATTGGACAATAAAAATCTTAGCTTGTCTGTGAAAATTTACGTCTCGTAAGCCTGTACTTTGATGAAACTGAATTGCAGCAACCTTCAGTTGAAAACACCAGTATGCCGCTACTACGAATCCCAGAGTGGATGCGTGAGAGGCGCCAAATGCTTCTATGCCCACGGGGAAGGTGATAAAAAAAGAAGCAAGGTCTGTTCTGTTGAACTCAAGCAGACCCCAAAGTGTGTAACCAAGGTAAGTTATATTTATATCAGTCCCCAACACCATTCCTCAGATCATTCTAATTATCTGTTTGCAAATGTTATGCTAGTATCCTCTCAAGTTGAAGGGAGACTTGAATCGGAAGGTTTTCGTGGGGGGTCTCCCACCTACGGTTGACTCTGGTCGGTTGTTGTCATCACCTTACTTTTATCCTTCTACTGTTCTCAGTTGAAGTTTGTTGACTTGTGTTTCTTTCTTAGCAGACCACCTCAAGGAGTTCTTCGAAGCAGAATTTGGACCAGTAAAGGAAGCTGTTGTCATTGGGACGCAAGCTGGCAACTATATGCAGTCCCGAGGTTTCGGCTTCGTCACCTTTGAACACGAGGATATGGTGGCAACCGCAATACAAGCCCACTTTGTCAACATCTTTGGTAAGAAAGTGGAGATCAAAAGTGCTGTTGCAAAACCAGCCGAAGCTTTGAAAACAGCTGCTTTGCAGCAACAGCTCATTCTGAAGGAACCGAACCTGCACAATGACCCCCTCAATGAATCACCTGAAACGCTTGATGAGCAGAGTCTTCCTGATTGGTTCTTTAAATTCAGGAAGTGGCTACCAGCTTTTCTCAAGGCAGCAACACAACGTCTCGGAGGAGAATGGTATCCTCTTTCCTCTCTTAAAGGCGACTTCAGGGCCACGTGCGGGATGGAGCTTGATCATGTCTCTCTGGGCTTCCTCAAGCTTAGTGACTTCATGCGAGCCCTTCCTGGTATATGCAGAATGCGGATCGTTCCTGTGGGAGCTGGCCCTGCGACTCACATGGTCCTTTCCCCATTGCTCTTCCCACACAAGCATGTAAAACTGCTTCCACCATCATCACAGCAACAAGAGCAGTTGCAGCAGCCACCAGACTTGGATGCGGACCTACACTTGAGTGAGCTTATAGAAAGCCAGCTTGTTGACAGCTATGCTGGGAAAAATAGCTTAACAGATGGTGGCAGTTCGAAGGTTTTAGACTTTGATTTGCTTGGTTTAGGATACACAAATCAAACTAATACATGCTATGGAGATCAGCCAGAAGAAAGGGGAAATATAAGCGCTGGATCGAGCTTTTCTTTGTTCCAGACACAGTGGGATCGCTATTTGGTAAGCAATCAATCTTGTAAGAGTGTTAAGGTATTCGGCTCAATATGTTGCTGAATCTACTTAATGTTTCATTGACTTAGCAGGGAATGTGCATAATATGTCACTTCCGGGAAGCTTCATTGCAGCTCATCCCGTGCTCTCATAAAGTGTGTGGTGTCTGCATGGTGAGGCGCACCTTCACGTCGTGTATGATTTGTGGTTCTGCTGTCTACGGAGTCAAGCCTTCACCCCCATCTTCAGAGCCAGAATGCTCGGAGATGGTATAGTTTTCCTGCATTTGCTTGCGACTTGAACAGCTTATATTGAAAGAGATGCATCTGTTTGTTGTCTGAAAATTTATTCACCTGTTCTCTTTCGAGATGATGTTCTACTAATTAATGAATTGCCTATCATGCAGGGAACCAGCGGAGAGCAATCTCTTTGCATCCAGAGATCCTTGTCCCCTTTCCCAAGCATTGAAGTAGGAAAAGGTCCTGTGGAGCCTAAGTGCCGACTGAGAGTTGCTTGCCAAGGGGCTAGGGCAACAGTGAGCTGTTTACCTTGCGCGCACAGCATTGCTTGCCGCCAATGCATACTCTCATTTGCTAGGATGCCTCAAATATGTGTTGTATGCGGTTTCGAGGCGGAGCTCTTCCAATTTTCTGATGCATAGAATGATctatagttttttcttttatttctacATGTCTGTAATTTGTTACATTAGGGAGGATGGTATAACGACCTTGTAAGCTACTGGAGGGGAGTCCTTCAATTTTGTCATGCTTGCAAGGTCTGCCGACTGTAAGTATATTGCCTTAG is a genomic window of Ananas comosus cultivar F153 linkage group 13, ASM154086v1, whole genome shotgun sequence containing:
- the LOC109719417 gene encoding uncharacterized protein LOC109719417 isoform X2, whose protein sequence is MDEYKRSMDLASGRVSGSDHSNFLFDEDKLQETHDEEGSDWINNKMRDLAKAIRDDNPALLVSLFKSVQVEAPIGADPKDKETGDLKSLDPGTLVRLLHLACKMDSAECAKVLIEGGIGVAASVNERDRSGRTLLHVAAEMHSSKCINLLLQKNARTDLRSNDGRSLLALEIALSSARMQVDWSPNQPIEELLTILRELDMNAIRLLAEKTRDVAEVAYTNAMEGRVVALAALLLVTKEKVTAPVAITSRREGMKKNRTLYGSLFDEALALGEGAIQVRLRQCSGDGSSDSSERRKALLREIELLQLFGAVSYSDSKDKKSMPPLLRASQAHDEPVIKLLLKGGANTNESDSDGNSSLHWCLTGSSSSQDLRIMLLLLKNGAAVSHKNRLGLTPVHVAAAKGKSQALQLLLLHAPECVDIVSERKETPLFFAVKSDSLACAQFLLHSGANSQVLNLRRQRPIDMAKSQDMRFILNPANQGFCSRFSPSKEDLLLSLPKDEFTEDMYEELLELGETGVSRSNLQLKTPVCRYYESQSGCVRGAKCFYAHGEGDKKRSKVCSVELKQTPKCVTKYPLKLKGDLNRKVFVGGLPPTVDSDHLKEFFEAEFGPVKEAVVIGTQAGNYMQSRGFGFVTFEHEDMVATAIQAHFVNIFGKKVEIKSAVAKPAEALKTAALQQQLILKEPNLHNDPLNESPETLDEQSLPDWFFKFRKWLPAFLKAATQRLGGEWYPLSSLKGDFRATCGMELDHVSLGFLKLSDFMRALPGICRMRIVPVGAGPATHMVLSPLLFPHKHVKLLPPSSQQQEQLQQPPDLDADLHLSELIESQLVDSYAGKNSLTDGGSSKVLDFDLLGLGYTNQTNTCYGDQPEERGNISAGSSFSLFQTQWDRYLQGMCIICHFREASLQLIPCSHKVCGVCMVRRTFTSCMICGSAVYGVKPSPPSSEPECSEMGTSGEQSLCIQRSLSPFPSIEVGKGPVEPKCRLRVACQGARATVSCLPCAHSIACRQCILSFARMPQICVVCGFEAELFQFSDA
- the LOC109719417 gene encoding uncharacterized protein LOC109719417 isoform X3, producing the protein MDEYKRSMDLASGRVSGSDHSNFLFDEDKLQETHDEEGSDWINNKMRDLAKAIRDDNPALLVSLFKSVQVEAPIGADPKDKETGDLKSLDPGTLVRLLHLACKMDSAECAKVLIEGGIGVAASVNERDRSGRTLLHVAAEMHSSKCINLLLQKNARTDLRSNDGRSLLALEIALSSARMQVDWSPNQPIEELLTILRELDMNAIRLLAEKTRDVAEVAYTNAMEGRVVALAALLLVTKEKVTAPVAITSRREGMKKNRTLYGSLFDEALALGEGAIQVRLRQCSGDGSSDSSERRKALLREIELLQLFGAVSYSDSKDKKSMPPLLRASQAHDEPVIKLLLKGGANTNESDSDGNSSLHWCLTGSSSSQDLRIMLLLLKNGAAVSHKNRLGLTPVHVAAAKGKSQALQLLLLHAPECVDIVSERKETPLFFAVKSDSLACAQFLLHSGANSQVLNLRRQRPIDMAKSQDMRFILNPANQGFCSRFSPSKEDLLLSLPKDEFTEDMYEELLELGETGVSRSNLQLKTPVCRYYESQSGCVRGAKCFYAHGEGDKKRSKVCSVELKQTPKCVTKYPLKLKGDLNRKVFVGGLPPTVDSADHLKEFFEAEFGPVKEAVVIGTQAGNYMQSRGFGFVTFEHEDMVATAIQAHFVNIFGKKVEIKSAVAKPAEALKTAALQQQLILKEPNLHNDPLNESPETLDEQSLPDWFFKFRKWLPAFLKAATQRLGGEWYPLSSLKGDFRATCGMELDHVSLGFLKLSDFMRALPGICRMRIVPVGAGPATHMVLSPLLFPHKHVKLLPPSSQQQEQLQQPPDLDADLHLSELIESQLVDSYAGKNSLTDGGSSKVLDFDLLGLGYTNQTNTCYGDQPEERGNISAGSSFSLFQTQWDRYLGMCIICHFREASLQLIPCSHKVCGVCMVRRTFTSCMICGSAVYGVKPSPPSSEPECSEMGTSGEQSLCIQRSLSPFPSIEVGKGPVEPKCRLRVACQGARATVSCLPCAHSIACRQCILSFARMPQICVVCGFEAELFQFSDA
- the LOC109719417 gene encoding uncharacterized protein LOC109719417 isoform X1, producing MDEYKRSMDLASGRVSGSDHSNFLFDEDKLQETHDEEGSDWINNKMRDLAKAIRDDNPALLVSLFKSVQVEAPIGADPKDKETGDLKSLDPGTLVRLLHLACKMDSAECAKVLIEGGIGVAASVNERDRSGRTLLHVAAEMHSSKCINLLLQKNARTDLRSNDGRSLLALEIALSSARMQVDWSPNQPIEELLTILRELDMNAIRLLAEKTRDVAEVAYTNAMEGRVVALAALLLVTKEKVTAPVAITSRREGMKKNRTLYGSLFDEALALGEGAIQVRLRQCSGDGSSDSSERRKALLREIELLQLFGAVSYSDSKDKKSMPPLLRASQAHDEPVIKLLLKGGANTNESDSDGNSSLHWCLTGSSSSQDLRIMLLLLKNGAAVSHKNRLGLTPVHVAAAKGKSQALQLLLLHAPECVDIVSERKETPLFFAVKSDSLACAQFLLHSGANSQVLNLRRQRPIDMAKSQDMRFILNPANQGFCSRFSPSKEDLLLSLPKDEFTEDMYEELLELGETGVSRSNLQLKTPVCRYYESQSGCVRGAKCFYAHGEGDKKRSKVCSVELKQTPKCVTKYPLKLKGDLNRKVFVGGLPPTVDSADHLKEFFEAEFGPVKEAVVIGTQAGNYMQSRGFGFVTFEHEDMVATAIQAHFVNIFGKKVEIKSAVAKPAEALKTAALQQQLILKEPNLHNDPLNESPETLDEQSLPDWFFKFRKWLPAFLKAATQRLGGEWYPLSSLKGDFRATCGMELDHVSLGFLKLSDFMRALPGICRMRIVPVGAGPATHMVLSPLLFPHKHVKLLPPSSQQQEQLQQPPDLDADLHLSELIESQLVDSYAGKNSLTDGGSSKVLDFDLLGLGYTNQTNTCYGDQPEERGNISAGSSFSLFQTQWDRYLQGMCIICHFREASLQLIPCSHKVCGVCMVRRTFTSCMICGSAVYGVKPSPPSSEPECSEMGTSGEQSLCIQRSLSPFPSIEVGKGPVEPKCRLRVACQGARATVSCLPCAHSIACRQCILSFARMPQICVVCGFEAELFQFSDA
- the LOC109719417 gene encoding uncharacterized protein LOC109719417 isoform X4, which translates into the protein MNAIRLLAEKTRDVAEVAYTNAMEGRVVALAALLLVTKEKVTAPVAITSRREGMKKNRTLYGSLFDEALALGEGAIQVRLRQCSGDGSSDSSERRKALLREIELLQLFGAVSYSDSKDKKSMPPLLRASQAHDEPVIKLLLKGGANTNESDSDGNSSLHWCLTGSSSSQDLRIMLLLLKNGAAVSHKNRLGLTPVHVAAAKGKSQALQLLLLHAPECVDIVSERKETPLFFAVKSDSLACAQFLLHSGANSQVLNLRRQRPIDMAKSQDMRFILNPANQGFCSRFSPSKEDLLLSLPKDEFTEDMYEELLELGETGVSRSNLQLKTPVCRYYESQSGCVRGAKCFYAHGEGDKKRSKVCSVELKQTPKCVTKYPLKLKGDLNRKVFVGGLPPTVDSADHLKEFFEAEFGPVKEAVVIGTQAGNYMQSRGFGFVTFEHEDMVATAIQAHFVNIFGKKVEIKSAVAKPAEALKTAALQQQLILKEPNLHNDPLNESPETLDEQSLPDWFFKFRKWLPAFLKAATQRLGGEWYPLSSLKGDFRATCGMELDHVSLGFLKLSDFMRALPGICRMRIVPVGAGPATHMVLSPLLFPHKHVKLLPPSSQQQEQLQQPPDLDADLHLSELIESQLVDSYAGKNSLTDGGSSKVLDFDLLGLGYTNQTNTCYGDQPEERGNISAGSSFSLFQTQWDRYLQGMCIICHFREASLQLIPCSHKVCGVCMVRRTFTSCMICGSAVYGVKPSPPSSEPECSEMGTSGEQSLCIQRSLSPFPSIEVGKGPVEPKCRLRVACQGARATVSCLPCAHSIACRQCILSFARMPQICVVCGFEAELFQFSDA